From a single Sus scrofa isolate TJ Tabasco breed Duroc chromosome 13, Sscrofa11.1, whole genome shotgun sequence genomic region:
- the KBTBD8 gene encoding kelch repeat and BTB domain-containing protein 8 isoform X1 has protein sequence MAASADLNKSSPTPNGIPSSDTASEAMDPFHACSILKQLKTMYDEGQLTDIVVEVDHGKTFSCHRNVLAAISPYFRSMFTSGLTESTQKEVRIVGVEAESMDLVLNYAYTSRIVLTEANVQALFTAASIFQIPSIQDQCAKYMISHLDPQNSIGVFIFADHYGHQELGDRSKEYIRKKFLCVTKEQEFLQLTKDQLISILNSDDLNVDREEHVYESIIRWFEHEQSEREVHLPEIFAKCIRFPLMEDTFVEKIPPQFAQAIAKSSGEKGPLSTNGCTQRLGMTASEMIICFDAAHKHSGKKQTVPCLDIFTGKVFKLCKPPNDLREVGILVSPDNDIYIAGGYRPSSSEVSIDHKAENDFWMYDHSTNRWLAKPSLLRARIGCKLVYCCGKMYAIGGRVYEGDGRNSLKSVECYDSRENCWTTVCAMPVAMEFHNAVEYKEKIYVLQGEFFLFYEPQKDYWGFLTPMTVPRIQGLAAVYKNSIYYIAGTCGNHQRMFTVEAYDIELNKWTRKKDFPCDESINPYLKLVLFQNKLHLFVRATQVTVEEHVFRTSRKNSLYQYDDITDQWMKVYETPDRLWDLGRHFECAVAKLYPQCLQKVL, from the exons ATGGCCGCGTCGGCAG atTTAAATAAGTCTTCCCCAACACCGAATGGGATTCCATCTTCAGACACAGCCAGCGAAGCCATGGACCCCTTCCATGCTTGCAGTATTCTTAAGCAACTCAAAACAATGTACGATGAAGGGCAGCTAACAGACATTGTAGTGGAAGTGGATCACGGGAAAACATTTTCCTGTCATAGAAACGTTCTTGCTGCAATCAGCCCTTACTTCAG ATCCATGTTCACTAGCGGCCTTACAGAAAGCACTCAAAAAGAAGTTAGAATAGTTGGTGTTGAAGCTGAATCGATGGATTTAGTGTTGAACTATGCCTATACTTCCAGAATTGTTCTGACGGAGGCCAATGTTCAAGCCTTGTTTACTGCAGCTAGCATCTTCCAGATTCCCTCCATCCAAGACCAGTGTGCTAAGTACATGATCAGTCATTTGGACCCACAGAATTCTATTGGGGTCTTCATCTTTGCTGATCATTATGGTCATCAGGAACTTGGAGATCGCTCTAAAGAATACATTCGTAAAAAATTCCTGTGTGTCACCAAAGAACAAGAGTTTCTCCAGTTGACTAAAGACCAACTGATAAGTATCCTAAACAGTGATGATTTAAACGTAGACCGAGAAGAGCATGTTTATGAAAGCATCATAAGGTGGTTTGAACATGAACAGAGTGAAAGAGAAGTGCACCTTCCAGAAATTTTTGCCAAATGCATACGTTTTCCTCTGATGGAAGACACCTTTGTAGAGAAAATTCCACCTCAGTTTGCACAGGCTATAGCCAAAAGCTCTGGGGAAAAGGGACCATTGAGTACTAATGGCTGCACGCAGAGACTTGGAATGACTGCATCAGAAATGATCATATGTTTTGATGCTGCCCACAAACACTCAGGAAAGAAGCAAACAGTGCCTTGTCTAGATATATTCACAGGAAAAGTGTTCAAACTATGCAAACCACCGAATGACCTAAGAGAGGTTGGGATTCTGGTTTCACCGGACAATGATATTTACATCGCAGGAGGGTACAGGCCAAGCAGCAGTGAGGTATCCATTGATCATAAGGCAGAAAATGATTTCTGGATGTATGACCATTCCACCAATAGGTGGCTAGCCAAACCATCCTTGCTTCGAGCCAGAATAGGCTGCAAACTGGTGTACTGCTGTGGGAAGATGTATGCAATCGGAGGGCGTGTTTATGAAGGTGATGGGAGAAACTCACTGAAATCTGTGGAGTGCTATGACAGCAGAGAGAATTGTTGGACTACAGTTTGTGCCATGCCTGTTGCAATGGAGTTTCACAATGCTGTGGAGTACAAAGAGAAGATCTATGTTTTACAGG GAGAATTTTTCCTCTTCTATGAGCCTCAGAAAGACTACTGGGGTTTCTTAACCCCCATGACTGTGCCTCGAATCCAGGGCTTAGCAGCTGTATACAAGAACTCTATCTACTACATAGCTGGAACCTGTGGAAATCATCAGCGTATGTTTACTGTAGAAGCCTATGATATTGAACTCAATAAATGGACTCGTAAGAAGGACTTTCCATGTGATGAGTCCATAAATCCATACCTTAAACTGGTACTTTTCCAGAATAAACTACATTTATTTGTTCGAGCTACTCAAGTGACCGTTGAAGAACATGTCTTCAGAACCAGCAGAAAAAATTCCCTTTATCAATATGATGACATCACTGACCAATGGATGAAAGTATATGAAACCCCAGATCGACTCTGGGACCTTGGCCGGCATTTTGAATGTGCTGTTGCTAAACTCTATCCTCAGTGTCTTCAGAAAGTACTTTAA
- the KBTBD8 gene encoding kelch repeat and BTB domain-containing protein 8 isoform X2, with protein sequence MFTSGLTESTQKEVRIVGVEAESMDLVLNYAYTSRIVLTEANVQALFTAASIFQIPSIQDQCAKYMISHLDPQNSIGVFIFADHYGHQELGDRSKEYIRKKFLCVTKEQEFLQLTKDQLISILNSDDLNVDREEHVYESIIRWFEHEQSEREVHLPEIFAKCIRFPLMEDTFVEKIPPQFAQAIAKSSGEKGPLSTNGCTQRLGMTASEMIICFDAAHKHSGKKQTVPCLDIFTGKVFKLCKPPNDLREVGILVSPDNDIYIAGGYRPSSSEVSIDHKAENDFWMYDHSTNRWLAKPSLLRARIGCKLVYCCGKMYAIGGRVYEGDGRNSLKSVECYDSRENCWTTVCAMPVAMEFHNAVEYKEKIYVLQGEFFLFYEPQKDYWGFLTPMTVPRIQGLAAVYKNSIYYIAGTCGNHQRMFTVEAYDIELNKWTRKKDFPCDESINPYLKLVLFQNKLHLFVRATQVTVEEHVFRTSRKNSLYQYDDITDQWMKVYETPDRLWDLGRHFECAVAKLYPQCLQKVL encoded by the exons ATGTTCACTAGCGGCCTTACAGAAAGCACTCAAAAAGAAGTTAGAATAGTTGGTGTTGAAGCTGAATCGATGGATTTAGTGTTGAACTATGCCTATACTTCCAGAATTGTTCTGACGGAGGCCAATGTTCAAGCCTTGTTTACTGCAGCTAGCATCTTCCAGATTCCCTCCATCCAAGACCAGTGTGCTAAGTACATGATCAGTCATTTGGACCCACAGAATTCTATTGGGGTCTTCATCTTTGCTGATCATTATGGTCATCAGGAACTTGGAGATCGCTCTAAAGAATACATTCGTAAAAAATTCCTGTGTGTCACCAAAGAACAAGAGTTTCTCCAGTTGACTAAAGACCAACTGATAAGTATCCTAAACAGTGATGATTTAAACGTAGACCGAGAAGAGCATGTTTATGAAAGCATCATAAGGTGGTTTGAACATGAACAGAGTGAAAGAGAAGTGCACCTTCCAGAAATTTTTGCCAAATGCATACGTTTTCCTCTGATGGAAGACACCTTTGTAGAGAAAATTCCACCTCAGTTTGCACAGGCTATAGCCAAAAGCTCTGGGGAAAAGGGACCATTGAGTACTAATGGCTGCACGCAGAGACTTGGAATGACTGCATCAGAAATGATCATATGTTTTGATGCTGCCCACAAACACTCAGGAAAGAAGCAAACAGTGCCTTGTCTAGATATATTCACAGGAAAAGTGTTCAAACTATGCAAACCACCGAATGACCTAAGAGAGGTTGGGATTCTGGTTTCACCGGACAATGATATTTACATCGCAGGAGGGTACAGGCCAAGCAGCAGTGAGGTATCCATTGATCATAAGGCAGAAAATGATTTCTGGATGTATGACCATTCCACCAATAGGTGGCTAGCCAAACCATCCTTGCTTCGAGCCAGAATAGGCTGCAAACTGGTGTACTGCTGTGGGAAGATGTATGCAATCGGAGGGCGTGTTTATGAAGGTGATGGGAGAAACTCACTGAAATCTGTGGAGTGCTATGACAGCAGAGAGAATTGTTGGACTACAGTTTGTGCCATGCCTGTTGCAATGGAGTTTCACAATGCTGTGGAGTACAAAGAGAAGATCTATGTTTTACAGG GAGAATTTTTCCTCTTCTATGAGCCTCAGAAAGACTACTGGGGTTTCTTAACCCCCATGACTGTGCCTCGAATCCAGGGCTTAGCAGCTGTATACAAGAACTCTATCTACTACATAGCTGGAACCTGTGGAAATCATCAGCGTATGTTTACTGTAGAAGCCTATGATATTGAACTCAATAAATGGACTCGTAAGAAGGACTTTCCATGTGATGAGTCCATAAATCCATACCTTAAACTGGTACTTTTCCAGAATAAACTACATTTATTTGTTCGAGCTACTCAAGTGACCGTTGAAGAACATGTCTTCAGAACCAGCAGAAAAAATTCCCTTTATCAATATGATGACATCACTGACCAATGGATGAAAGTATATGAAACCCCAGATCGACTCTGGGACCTTGGCCGGCATTTTGAATGTGCTGTTGCTAAACTCTATCCTCAGTGTCTTCAGAAAGTACTTTAA